One part of the Helicoverpa armigera isolate CAAS_96S chromosome 3, ASM3070526v1, whole genome shotgun sequence genome encodes these proteins:
- the LOC110372916 gene encoding oxysterol-binding protein-related protein 1 isoform X1: MEDNADRQCKYRTSLPVAQFSRGDFSLWSVLKNCVGKELSKITMPVVFNEPLSFLQRMLEYLEYAHLLRMASEQTDPVARMEYIAAFAVSALASNWERLGKPFNPLLGETYELERPEFRAVCEQVSHHPPVSAFHADSPHFVFHGSVHPKLKFCGKSVEIQPKGHVTVELPRWGEAYTWSNVNCCVHNVIVGKLWIEQFGAMEVTCHGGAGLKANLVFKPAGFNNRDLHRVDGFITDANKKRLKFLYGKWTEYIKCCSASAYEAWARERGEEASAQTPSHTPKKMLAKLNSFKVGALRSMSIQDSDDAENSEDVPKSDDTNNIEIAGSVTLWEARPRPSTSAQYYQFTEFAMSLNELERDMKGQLCPTDSRLRPDIRLLEQGDIDGAATEKTRLEEKQRTARKLLKKSPEAWQPRWFSQGTNPYTKQEDWLYNGGYWDRNYQHLKDVDIF; this comes from the exons AACCTCCCTCCCAGTGGCTCAGTTCAGCCGCGGCGACTTCTCCCTCTGGTCTGTGCTGAAGAACTGCGTCGGCAAGGAGCTATCCAAGATCACGATGCCTGTGGTGTTCAACGAGCCCCTGTCCTTCCTCCAGAGGATGCTGGAGTACCTGGAGTACGCTCATCTGCTGAGGATGGCGTCGGAGCAAACCGATCCTGTTGCCAGGATGGAGTATATTGCTG CATTCGCAGTGAGTGCATTGGCGTCCAACTGGGAGCGCCTGGGCAAGCCGTTCAACCCTCTGCTAGGGGAGACATACGAACTCGAGCGCCCTGAGTTCAGAGCTGTTTGTGAACAG GTATCCCACCACCCCCCGGTGTCGGCTTTCCACGCCGACAGTCCTCACTTCGTGTTCCACGGTTCAGTTCACCCCAAGCTGAAGTTCTGTGGCAAAAGCGTCGAGATTCAGCCTAAGGGCCACGTCACTGTTGAGCTGCCGAG ATGGGGCGAGGCTTACACCTGGAGCAACGTCAACTGCTGCGTCCACAACGTGATCGTCGGCAAGCTCTGGATCGAACAGTTCGGAGCTATGGAGGTGACCTGTCATGGCGGCGCCGGGCTTAAAGCGAACCTCGTGTTCAAACCAGCTGGGTTCAATAATAGGGACCTGCATCGTGTAGATGGGTTCATTACTGATGCCAA CAAAAAGCGCCTCAAATTCCTGTACGGCAAATGGACGGAGTATATAAAGTGCTGCAGCGCTTCGGCGTACGAGGCGTGGGCTCGCGAGCGCGGCGAGGAGGCGTCGGCGCAGACTCCCTCGCACACGCCCAAGAAGATGCTGGCCAAGCTTAACAGCTTCAAGGTCGGGGCACTGCGCTCCATGTCTATTCAGGAT TCAGACGACGCGGAGAATTCAGAAGACGTGCCGAAGTCAGACGATACGAATAACATAGAGATCGCCGGCTCCGTCACACTGTGGGAGGCAAGGCCACGACCCAGCACTAGTGCACAG TACTACCAGTTTACGGAATTCGCGATGTCTCTCAACGAGCTCGAAAGGGACATGAAAGGCCAGCTCTGTCCCACTGACAGCCGACTCAGGCCTGACATCCGACTTCTGGAGCAGGGAGATATCGATGGTGCAGCCACTGAGAAGACCAGGCTTGAGGAGAAGCAGCGCACTGCTAGGAAGCTGTTGAAGAAGTCACCTGAGGCTTGGCAGCCAAG ATGGTTCAGCCAGGGCACGAACCCGTACACGAAGCAAGAAGACTGGTTGTACAACGGCGGCTACTGGGACCGCAACTACCAACACCTGAAGGACGTGGACATATTCTGA